The following nucleotide sequence is from Aneurinibacillus soli.
ACGGCACGATAACCATGGCAGCATCCGCTCCCATCTCCTGTGCACGCTTCGTCAAATGCAGCGCTTCGGCATGATTGGTCGAGCCTGTTCCCGGAACAACAGGTACACGTCCTGCAGCCGTCTTGATCGCCGTCTCCATAACCTGCTCCCGCTCCTCGATGGTAAGCGAACTCGGTTCACCAGTTGTTCCTGTTACAGAAATTCCATGGCTGCCGCTTTCAATGTGCCATTCGATCAGGCTTTTGATTGCATCGTAGTCCACATTCATTTTTTCATCAAATGGTGTCACGATCGGTGCAATAGATCCTCGAAGTTTTTGTTTTGCTTCTTGGTACATGTATAGAACCTCCTATAATCATATATTATTATAAAATATTATATTTTCAGATATTTAATCTGAAAAAAATTTATTTTTTTATGGCATGCTTATATCTGTTGTCTTTTTCTCTGACGTTTCCTGTCGGTTCTGAAAAGCGCGAACCGTATTCATCTTATGCTTTCGAACTACTTCTTCAATCTTGGAAGGACTCGCTTTCTCTCGCAGCAGTTGAATAATATGCCGATGCTCCTCGATAGAGCGGCGCATACGCTGAGGGACAAATGTAAAAGCAGAGCGACGCAATGTGTCCATCCGGTTAGCCACTCGTTGAATCTCATCTCGCACATAATCATTCTGGCATTTGTCACAAATAACCCGATGGAATTCCTGGTTCAAATTCCCGAACACTTCAAATTCAAAGTCGTTCAGTGCCTCATTCATCTGTTCATTCAACGTTTCGAGTCTGGTCAAATCCGCTTCTATAAGATACTGCGCGCTAAGAGATGTTGCATATCCCTCCAGAACTGCCCAGACAGATAGCGTTTCAATGTATTCTTTCTCATTGATTGTGCTGACGATCGCTCCACTATACGGCTTATACTGGATAAGTCCATCAGACTCTAACTGTCGAATCGCCTCCCTCACTGGTATAATGCTTAATCCGAGGTCTTTCGCGATCTGGTCAATCACAAGCCGATGACCAGGACCGTATGTTCCTTCGAGAATTCCAGAACGAATCGAGTTGTACGCATACTGTGTTTTGCTCATCGTATTCTTTTTCATGCCTTAATCATATACAAAATCATATATGATTTCAATCTATTTTTCACAAAATCATATATGATTCGTCCATTCACACGTTTGGCACACTTTCGCTTTTACAGCGGTCGGAATAAGGGAACTCCCCTATTCCGACTGCGGCAGAAATATAGTAATTTTGAAAGCATAAGACAAAGGAAAAAGTCAAAACAATAAAGGAGAACTCATACGACATGAACATGTTTGTAGTTATGTTTATCATTTTTAAACTTGGTCTGATCGCAGGCATTGTATATTTCTATCGTTTAATTAAAAACGCGTAAAAAGCAGGTCTCTATGCTTTATACGCGTTTCTTCCCTTATAACTAACCCCGGAACTCTATGTTTACGTAAGAGAGTCCGGGGTTTTTTCATTTTTTCGCTTCAATTAACACTTCAATATCGTTCACAAAGGTACCACTTTTTCCACCTTCCTTGGCTACAAGGTATGTCGGACCGATGATCATTTCCTTATCCATCGCTTTGCACATGTCATACACCGTAAGTGCTGTAACGGAAGCAGCAGTCAGAGCTTCCATCTCGACTCCAGTCATTCCTTTTGTTTTCGCCGTTGCTTCGATTTGCAGTGTGTCCACTCCGTTATCGGTGAACTGAATATCGACTCCAGTCAGCGGAAGCGGATGGCACATCGGAATGAGATCGGCTGTTTTTTTTGCTGCCATAATACCGGCTACCTGCGCTACTGCAAGCACATCCCCCTTGCTTATCTGCCCTTCCTTAATACGTGTAAGCGTCTCCGGCTTCATAATCACACGGCTGTGCACAACAGCAGTCCGGTGTGTGACCTGTTTTTCCGTAATATCTACCATGCGAGCGCGGTTTTGTTCATTAAAATGTGTTAACTCCTCACTCATCATTAGCCCCCTATTTGCGACATGCGCCGTACTGTCGGCTTGTGCGACTGCGTCTCCTGATTTAATGCCAGTGCCATCTCATGGTTTTCCGGCTTCGTATTAATGGAGCGAACGAATACGTCCTGAATCGCTTTCTCATCTCCGACAAGAGGGCGCACATTCCATTCGTCATCCCAGTATAAACATGATTTAATGTGACCATCTGCTGTCATACGCAGACGGTTGCAGTTCCCACAAAAGTGGTCGCTTACGGGATGAATCAACCCAAATGTGCCTGCCGCTCCCGGGATGCGGTAATTTTCTGCCGGACCGTTGCCGTATACATTCTCGACTTGCTCATACGTGAGTCCCATCTCTGCTACGCAGTCAAACACCGTCTGAAGCGACAAATAGCTCGTACGCCAGCTATCGTCATTATGTCCAATCGGCATGTATTCAATAAAGCGCACCTGTAGTGGCTTATCCATAGAAAGACGAATAAAGTCTGCGATCTCATCATCATTCTGCCCCTGCATGAGTACCACATTCAGCTTCACGGGACCAAGACCGACGCGCAGTGCCTCGTCAATTCCTGCTAGCACACGCGCAAGCTCCCCACCTCGCGTAATCATGGCAAAACGGTCTGTACGCAACGAATCAAGACTGATATTAACCCGCGTCAATCCAGCTTGCTTAAGCGCTTCTGCTTTCTGTGCGAGAAAAATTGCATTCGTTGTTAATGCGATATCATTAATGCCCGGGATTGCGGACAACATTCCAATCAACTTTTCAATTTCTTTGCGCACAAGTGGTTCCCCGCCTGTAATGCGTAACTTACGGACACCCATTTTGGCTACAGCTTCCACCACCGCAGCTATTTCTTCATAGCTCATAATCTTTTCATGTGGTTCAAACTGCATGCCTTCAGCGGGCATACAGTACACACAACGCAAGTTACAGCGATCTGTGACCGAAATCCGCAAGTAATCATGGACGCGATCGAATCGATCAACGAGGGTATTCACAAGGCATCCAGCTCCTTACTCCATTCTTTATACAACAACCAATACTATACCATTTCTCCTATCAGAAAAGAAGAGTTCTCAATGCTTGCCGCAAGCGTAAGCCTACGCTACACTAAAAACATTCACTGGATAGAAAAGCTAAGGAGATACAAAAATGGACACACGCTACTCACGACAACTATTATTCGCTCCAATCGGACGCATCGGACAGGAGCGCCTTAGTAAAAGTCGGGTCGCGGTCGTCGGCATGGGGGCGCTCGGCACGGTGCTTGCCAATCATATGGTACGAGCAGGCGTCGGCTTCGTTCGTCTCATTGACCGTGACTTCGTGGAGCCGAGCAATCTACAGCGCCAGATGCTGTACGACGAGAACGATGCGCGGAATCACCTGCCGAAAGTAATGGCTGCCTATGAAAAACTTCACCAGATTAATAGTGAGGTCACTATTGAACCGATGATCGCTGATGTCACCGCAGTCAACGCCGAAGAACTGCTGCAAGACTGTGATCTTATTCTAGATGGAACGGATAATTTTCAAATTCGCTTCTTGCTTAACGATGTCGCCGTCAAGCACCGCATCCCGTGGGTGTACGGGGGGGCGGTCAGCTCTAAAGGCATGTTCGCTGCCATTCGTCCGCATGAGACACCATGCTTGCGCTGTCTATTCCCGAATCCGCCAGAAGGTGGAGAAACGTGTGACACGGCAGGCGTCATCGGTCCGATCATTCATATCGTCGCATCGTATCAAGCAGTGGAAGGACTAAAGCTTTTGCTTGGGGATGAGAAAAACTACAATCCGAATCTCGAACATATGGAAGTGTGGCGTAATCTTCATACGCAGATGAATATCGGGGGTTCCCGCAATTCGGACTGCCCGGCATGCGGACATGAACAGTTTGATTTCTTAACGCTAACAGGAGACGAAGATACAGTTACCTCAATGTGCGGGCGTAATAGTGTCCAGATCAGTCCCGTAAAAGAGCGCTCGCTTGATCTGGAACGATTAGAAGTGCAGTTCCGTCCACTCGGAGAAGTTGAACGTAATCGCTTCCTGCTGCGGTTTCATGTTGGGGAGCATACGCTTGTCATCTTCCCAAACGGGCGAGTGGTGATTCAAGGAACGGACGATATTTCGATGGCGCGGACGTTGTATGCACGGTATATCGGGATATAACATAGCATACGAGATCAAAGAAAGCTGTCCTGAATTTAGGGACAGCTTTCTTACTAATAAAAGTATCTAAAGTAAAAACAAGGATAAAAAATGGAACATTTTTCTTGATGATTGCGTCTTATATATATGCAAGCATATTTTATGTAGGAGGTTGCTCAATGAAAAAACCGATGTTCATGTTATCAGCAATATTAGCTAGTAATTTACTTCTGATTCCTGCCGTACTAGCAGAAGTACGCGAACCATCTGCTTCTATGGAAACAGAGCACGTACTATCCATTCAGGAATTGCCCAAGCCCGTAAAGGATTCACTTGATAAGCTGTATGTATATAAGCCAGAGTTGAAAGGACTACCCATCAAGATTACCCAAACAAAAGACCCGGTTTCTTCGATAAATCAATATTCCTTAGATTTCAAGAACGACCCCAACATGATACACGCTATTATTGGACAAGATGGAACCTTACATTATTTTCAGATAAGCAAACCCGGTGAAAAGTCAGAACGTCGCCCATCCGATGAAGAGGCAACTAAAAAGGCAAAAGAATTCTTAACGGCTATACATGGTAGCAACAATAACTATATAGTCTCACATGTTACAAATGGAGGTTATACCACCACCGATCGAGATGGAAAAGAGTCCGTAACAGCCTATGCAAGCGTTACGTTTATTCCACTTATAAACGGAATACCATATAAAAGTTCTTTTTTCCTTCAAATCGATGTCAATCAAGCCGGGGAAGTCGTTAACTACTTTAACCATAATGATCCTATTAACCCAAAAGACTTTCCTATTGCAAAAAATGTCCTGTCTAAGGAAGATGCCGAAAAAGCTTTTTTACAGTCTCTCACTATGAACTTATATTACGAGGATGAAGAAACCGTCCGTGGAACAACCGATCCGAAAAACATTAGAACCATACTAAAGTATCAGCATCAAATGAAACCTATTGATGCAGTGAGTGGTAAGCCTGTTGAGGAAAATGTATACACCCAACACACAATCAGTAAGCCTGTTACAGGTCAAGGTAAAGTTTTACGAGCATCGAATGCTAAAGAAGCTGCTGCACTACTAAAATCAGAACTTGGTATTCAAGTAGATGGACTTACCTACAGAGAAGATGGAGATGGAATTAAACAGGCAAAGTTATATGAATGGACAACGAAAGATAATCTAGTCTATGCTGTCCAGACAACGGATAAAGGTGAAGTCATACGATTTGGAGCGTTGTCTGTACATAATCCTGACAAAATGAAAGGGGAAGAAAAGATACCTCGGGATAAAGCCGCTGCCCAAGCACTGGACAAGATTAAGAAGTACCTACCAACTTATGCAAAAGAAGTTCAGGTCGATTATACAGAAGAGAATTATCCACATTGGGTAGATAAAAACAACATTCCCAAAAACAATATTCTATTAGTAAGCTTTCGGGAGTTGCATGATAATATTCCGATTATGACCCGTTCAATTGATGTATGGGTCAATCTTGGTACAGGTGCTGTTGAACAAGTTTCCTTACCACCTTTGATAAACTCGGAGTTACCAGACGCGAGCAAACGAATTACTAAAGAAGAAGCTGTCAAATCATATCTGGATCATCATCCACTACAGCTCCAATATGTATGGCCTCATTATTTTGACCAGAAGGCAGAAAAACCAATTTTGGTTTACGCGCCACAAACTGAATCTTTTGTTGAATACGTAGATGCACTAACCGGCAAGATTGTTAGGCCATACGAATAATAACAAGATTACTCCATATTCGATACTCTCTTAATGGGAGTATTTTTTCATGTAAAATACAGAAAAAATAGGTGGCGGTTATGAAAAAATACATTTTCTTATTTACCCTAGTATGTATGGTTTTTTTAACAGTCTGTAATCAACAAGAAAAAGAAGTTGTAAATACACAAGAACCAGAAAAATCAATTACAGCTAGTGAAGCCAAACTACATCAAGCAGGGTTTACATACTCAGTAAATGAAGTAAAAAACAGACTTTCCAATCCATCATCACACTACAAAGGGAAGAATACGAATCCCGAGATCAAAGCAGGTGAATGGTCATTTACACCAATGAAAAATGATAAGGAAGGAAAAGTTATCTCCTCTGCTAATTCAGTAAATACATACCAAAGATTCATTATTACGCCTAATAAGAAAAATAAAGTGACTATCATATGTGCTACTACATACTTTTCAGGTGAATTAACAGATACAACATTAGAAGAAGCGATTAGAGCAGCAGAAATAACGGCTTCTGCTATGGGAATAGCAGGCGACGAAATAAAGAAAAAAATCCGTGAGTTACTTGTATCAGAGAATGAGTACAATCTAATCGAATTCGGGGACCTCGGACTAATGAAGCGTGTAAGAAAAGATGATCAATTAGGTATAACCGAATTTTCATTCATTCTCGTTACAAAAGAAAAACTTTCAAAAACCCATCTTATGGATTACACTAAATAGCGAACGAACGTTTCTATAATGCTTACTAATCCATAAAAAGGTAGGATTTTTCATATGAAAAACCAACATTACCAAGAAAAAATTTCAGAAACAATTTTAAATCGAAAGGGAGCAAATAAAATTTCGAACATCCCCTCCGAGGTAGTAAATCTATTAAATATGGGGAAAATTGAAAGTGTAAATCTGACGGAATGGTTAGCTGTTAATCATATCTCTCTGCTACACAACACTCTTCCTGAAATTTGTTTACAGAATTACATAGATGAAATATCAAATACAGTCAATAACTTAAAAGAAAAGACAATAATGAAAATTATCCCGACTATCGGAGGGAAGCTACTCGAAATACTTAGCAGAAAAAGTGAAGAAGATTATTCTGCTTATTTCCTTCCGCTTGCCATGCATAGATCAGATAGCGTTCGCTGCTGGGCAGCCTATGTAATTGGATTAAACCGTGATCTATCTATTACTGAAAAGCTTTCGCAAATTAAACCCTTTGCTGCGGATAAACATTTTGGTGTAAGAGAGATTGCCTGGATGGCAGTGCGAGAATCGATTACACAAGAGTTAACAGAGTCCATCGCTATTTTAGAAAAATGGACTGTCGAAGATGATGAGAACATCAGGAGGTTTGCTATTGAATCAACACGTCCCA
It contains:
- a CDS encoding YcdB/YcdC domain-containing protein; the protein is MKKPMFMLSAILASNLLLIPAVLAEVREPSASMETEHVLSIQELPKPVKDSLDKLYVYKPELKGLPIKITQTKDPVSSINQYSLDFKNDPNMIHAIIGQDGTLHYFQISKPGEKSERRPSDEEATKKAKEFLTAIHGSNNNYIVSHVTNGGYTTTDRDGKESVTAYASVTFIPLINGIPYKSSFFLQIDVNQAGEVVNYFNHNDPINPKDFPIAKNVLSKEDAEKAFLQSLTMNLYYEDEETVRGTTDPKNIRTILKYQHQMKPIDAVSGKPVEENVYTQHTISKPVTGQGKVLRASNAKEAAALLKSELGIQVDGLTYREDGDGIKQAKLYEWTTKDNLVYAVQTTDKGEVIRFGALSVHNPDKMKGEEKIPRDKAAAQALDKIKKYLPTYAKEVQVDYTEENYPHWVDKNNIPKNNILLVSFRELHDNIPIMTRSIDVWVNLGTGAVEQVSLPPLINSELPDASKRITKEEAVKSYLDHHPLQLQYVWPHYFDQKAEKPILVYAPQTESFVEYVDALTGKIVRPYE
- the moaA gene encoding GTP 3',8-cyclase MoaA, coding for MNTLVDRFDRVHDYLRISVTDRCNLRCVYCMPAEGMQFEPHEKIMSYEEIAAVVEAVAKMGVRKLRITGGEPLVRKEIEKLIGMLSAIPGINDIALTTNAIFLAQKAEALKQAGLTRVNISLDSLRTDRFAMITRGGELARVLAGIDEALRVGLGPVKLNVVLMQGQNDDEIADFIRLSMDKPLQVRFIEYMPIGHNDDSWRTSYLSLQTVFDCVAEMGLTYEQVENVYGNGPAENYRIPGAAGTFGLIHPVSDHFCGNCNRLRMTADGHIKSCLYWDDEWNVRPLVGDEKAIQDVFVRSINTKPENHEMALALNQETQSHKPTVRRMSQIGG
- the moaC gene encoding cyclic pyranopterin monophosphate synthase MoaC, with the protein product MSEELTHFNEQNRARMVDITEKQVTHRTAVVHSRVIMKPETLTRIKEGQISKGDVLAVAQVAGIMAAKKTADLIPMCHPLPLTGVDIQFTDNGVDTLQIEATAKTKGMTGVEMEALTAASVTALTVYDMCKAMDKEMIIGPTYLVAKEGGKSGTFVNDIEVLIEAKK
- a CDS encoding ThiF family adenylyltransferase; protein product: MDTRYSRQLLFAPIGRIGQERLSKSRVAVVGMGALGTVLANHMVRAGVGFVRLIDRDFVEPSNLQRQMLYDENDARNHLPKVMAAYEKLHQINSEVTIEPMIADVTAVNAEELLQDCDLILDGTDNFQIRFLLNDVAVKHRIPWVYGGAVSSKGMFAAIRPHETPCLRCLFPNPPEGGETCDTAGVIGPIIHIVASYQAVEGLKLLLGDEKNYNPNLEHMEVWRNLHTQMNIGGSRNSDCPACGHEQFDFLTLTGDEDTVTSMCGRNSVQISPVKERSLDLERLEVQFRPLGEVERNRFLLRFHVGEHTLVIFPNGRVVIQGTDDISMARTLYARYIGI
- a CDS encoding GntR family transcriptional regulator codes for the protein MKKNTMSKTQYAYNSIRSGILEGTYGPGHRLVIDQIAKDLGLSIIPVREAIRQLESDGLIQYKPYSGAIVSTINEKEYIETLSVWAVLEGYATSLSAQYLIEADLTRLETLNEQMNEALNDFEFEVFGNLNQEFHRVICDKCQNDYVRDEIQRVANRMDTLRRSAFTFVPQRMRRSIEEHRHIIQLLREKASPSKIEEVVRKHKMNTVRAFQNRQETSEKKTTDISMP
- a CDS encoding DNA alkylation repair protein, producing the protein MKNQHYQEKISETILNRKGANKISNIPSEVVNLLNMGKIESVNLTEWLAVNHISLLHNTLPEICLQNYIDEISNTVNNLKEKTIMKIIPTIGGKLLEILSRKSEEDYSAYFLPLAMHRSDSVRCWAAYVIGLNRDLSITEKLSQIKPFAADKHFGVREIAWMAVRESITQELTESIAILEKWTVEDDENIRRFAIESTRPRGVWCKHITQLKQCPDLAISLLEHVKSDPKKYVQDSVGNWLNDASKSHPEWVSVLCDEWLRTSDIKETKRIVTRARRTITKNM